AAGGATTTCCTCGGGCCGATGCCGGAAGGCAACCAGCCGTCAGAACCTCAACTTAACTTTGCCCGAAAGATTGCCGAGGCGATGGGCACGGCGCTGCCCGATGATGTTGCCGCAGATCGCAGGAAGCTGTCTGCGTGGATCGATGCGAATGCGCAGAACGCGCCGCAGAAGGATCGCGACGACACAGCCACGCCCGCGCAGATCAACGCGGCCGAAAGAATCGCCCAGGCGAAGGGAATCGACGTTCCTCCCGAAGCCATGAAGTCGAAGGCTTTGCTTTCCAAATGGATAGACGCGAACGGAAGCAAATCGGGGAAGGCAAGTGGTGGAAAAGGGCGGAAAACCACGAGGAAGAAAGGGTGATGACCATGATCCGGCATTCTCTCCTGGCTGCGTCTGTGCTGCTCACGTTGGCCCCTGCCGTCGCGCAGGCCCAGGGTATGGAGTGGGACAAGCTGCCAGAGCCTAAGCACCTGTCGCGGGTGCTGGATGCAGGCTCCTTCCTTGGTAACAATACTGCAAGCCCAGCGCGCGCCGGTGCGCGATATGCCCAAGTCGGTGCATTCCAACGCCGCGAAAGTGCCAACACACATGTCGAACGGATCAAGGCAGCAGGGCTTATTGCTGTGATCGGCCGCGAAGGGGCACTGCACCTGGTCCTGATGCCGGAAACGGAGCGCAACAGGGCTGACACGCTGGCTGCGTGGGCACGTCGATCTGGCTACCCGGATGCTTATGTGCGGGTTGTAAGGTAATTATGATATATACCGCAAATATACCTTGCCAGGTGGTGAAGGCTGTTTTATATTTACCTGAACAGTCGCACCAGGAGGTTTGGGATATGGGCCGTGGACGTTACCCTCTCGCGAAGAAAATCGCAGAGTTCACCCAGCACGTTGAAGTGATGGTTGGCCAGCAGGGCTGGCAAGGGCGGCTGACCGCCTCGTGGAACGCCAAGCAGGAAGAGTTCGCGGATAAGACCCTCGGGTCTCGCAAGCTCTACATCGTCAAGTTCCGCAATTCGATCAAGGAATGGTTCGCCAGCCTGCCAGCTGACGATCCGCGCCGTGCTTTGGAAGGCAAGGTGCTCGAAGTGATTACCTTCCCAGATGGTATGACAGAGACGCTGACCCGTGATTACAACAGGGCCGTAAAATCGCGGGCTGAAAATCTTGTGCTGATCCGAAACCCGGATGAGCTGGTTGCGGCTTTCGTTGAATGGCTGCAAAGCACGGATATGCGCCAGAAGGCGCTAGGGGTTATGGCCCTGACGGGTCGGCGGTTTATCGAGGTCGTGAAGACTGGCGTTTTTCGCCCGGTGGTGGAAAAGCTGCCGAAGGGCACGGCCCGCCTGAAATACGTTCTGGAATTTGAGGGACAGGCCAAGACCCGCGAAGCCGAAGGCTCGATGCACGGCGTCAGCTACCGGATTCCTGTCATTCCGGCCGGGAAGGTGGACACGGTTCCGATGGTGCTCAAGGCGATGGAAGAGATCCGCGCCTCGAAGCTGGGTGAGCGCTGGCAGAACTTCGACTATGTGGATCTCAATGCGGGCGAGAGCGGGCGGTTTAACGGCCAGCTGCGCGGCTCGCTCAGCCAAATCGAAGGCATGACTGACGAAGTGCTGGGCAAGCTGTCGGTCAAGTGGCTCCGGGCACTATATGCCGAGCTGGCCTATGCTCGCTTTGGGGCACTGCGGAAAACCAAGTCGGCCTTCTTTGCCCAGATCCTCGGCCATGCCGAGGACGATCTTAAAACCTCGCTTTCCTACATGGTTCTCGCCATTGGCGACGACGAAACCGAGCTTGAAAAGGCCAAGACCGAAGTGCAGCGGCTGCTGGACGCTGTGCGTAAGCAGATGGCCGAAGATCGAGCCAGGGCGAGGGCAGCAGGTGTTGCTGATGATGAGGACGAAGATGACGAAGATGTCGTGATCGACAATGAGGACATGGATTGAGGGAAAATGACTGTGACCGTTTATAGCAAGCCCAACTGTGTGCAATGCACCGCTACCACGCGAGCCTTGGAGGCGAAGGGCATTCCATACGAACTGATCGACCTGACCGAGGATGCGGAGGCTTATGCTTTCGTGGTCACGTTGGGCTACCGGCAAGCCCCTGTCGTGGTTGCGGAAGATAAGCATTGGGCCGGGTTCCAGCCCAGCAAGATCGAAGCGTTGGAGGGGCCATGATTTTCCCATCGATCTTTCTGTGGGTCGGGTATGCCATCGCGGGGCTGGCTGCGACATGCTCGTTGCTCATTGCGCTCATGGGGTTCTGGCAGTTGCTCAAGTTGGGTCCGAACCTTTCCAGTGCTGTGCGGGCTTTCATGGGCGGCGCTTTCATGACGATATTTTGGGGCTATGCCCTGATGGATTGGCTTCCGGCTTGGGGGGAGCAGATTGCCGAAACAGAGCGCGAGCAGGAGGCGCATTGGGCGCGTGAACGTGAGGCGCTCGATGCGACCTATGCCGCTTCCCGTGAGCGCCGCAGGAGCAAAATCCAAGGCTGCGTGGATGCCGGGGGGCAGTGGATCGAGGATAGCTGCTTCACGCCTGCACACTGATTTTCTCGCAGCTGCGGCCCCGACGCGGGCCGTAGCGCCGGACAATCAGAACACCTTTGAGGGCGAAATATGAATGAACACGCGAAAAGGAGCAGCAACCGCTTCGAGCTGAGTGATTTGTTTTTCAGGGGCGAGCGGACAGCATTGTTCATCGACGGGGCCAATCTTTATGGCGCTGCCAAGGGATTGGGGTTTGACATCGACTTTAGGCTATTGCGTCAGGAGTTTGGACGCTGCGGCAAAATGATCCGCGCCTACTATTACACCGCGATCTTGGAGAATGACGACTATTCGGCTCTTCGGCCGCTGACCGATTGGCTGGTATATAATGGATACACTCTGATCTCGAAGCCAGCTCGTGAATATACGGATGGGTTCGGGCGACGGAAAATCAAGGGAAACATGGATGTCGAGCTGACGGTGGATGCCCTGGAACTGGCTCCCCGGATCGAACATGCAGTCTTGTTTTCTGGCGATGGCGATTTCCGGCCGCTGGTCGAGGCGTTGCAGCGCCAGGGCGTCCGCGTGACGGTCGTTTCGACAATGTTGACCCAGCCGACCATGGTTTCAGACGACCTGCGGCGGCAGGCGGACCACTTCATCGAGCTGGATTTCCTGCGGCAGGTCATCGGCCGACCGCCGCGCGAGCACGCTGCATAGGAAAGGACAGGATATGCGATACGTTTGTGTTTCGCCCATGACGGGTCAGATCGCCGGACCTCGAAAGGCAGCAATTGCCTTGCGAGCTGGTGACGAGATCAGGGAGCTTGATGATGGGCGCTTCTCCCTTGTGACGATCCGAACGGTGACGCTGTTCCCACCTACGGTCTCGGTAGCGAGCCAGGTGTTCACACTCGCGGAGCACGACCGCGCTCGTCTCGACCCCTTGCCGAGTTGAGGCCCAACCATGAGCGACAGCTATCCCGAGGCGCGGCGGTTCTTCGACCGTCATATTCTTCAGACGATGGCAGAGCGTGGTGGTTCCTTCGGACACACAGAGACGTTCTTCCCGATCCGAACCTTCACCAATGAGTGGTTGCCAAAAGAGATGGCCCGAGGGCTTTTGCGCGACCTGGCACAGCGGGGCTACTGCCAGTTCCGGTGCGGTCTGTTCACCGAAGATGGGGAGGTCGCAGGGGCAGGGTATGGGATCACCAATGTCGGTCTTGCCTATTACCGCGAGCTGATGCCCGCGCCAGATAACTGATTTCCAGGAACAGAGACATGCTTCTTCGCTTCAACGATGTGCCCCGTGATGCCACAACGCTCGATGAAACGGGCTTCCTCGACCGGAAGGACGCCCCGAGGGTGGCCGAACTGATCGGCCGTCAAGCGGCTGTCGAGGCGGCTTACAAGAGAACCGGCGCAAAGGCGGTCCAGTCGGCCATTCAAGGCCAGCCGCGCGCCCTGCTGGGCGCAATCGTCTTTTCTGGTGGCGAAGAGGATGATGACATCTTTCTTCGCCGCATGGCCGAACGCTGGGAATCCGATTTTCTGCCTGGCTATGCGCGACATGAGCATTATGAAATCCTGTGGCATCACCTAAATTGGGGTGCAGCGCACGAGCTGCGCTTCTTCCTTCCTCTGTGGAATAAGGCCGATCAGGCCCTGTTGCCTGTGCCCAGGGCAATGATCGATCGATCCGAGCTTTGGACTCGTGTGCAGGCACTCACCTTCGGCCTGAAAGACCCCTTCCCGCGCTATCGGTCGGGCATCCGGCCGGATTTTCACCTGGCCGAACGGGGGCCGAATAAGGGTCTCCGTTCGGCGCTGACAGCCTATGTCGAGGACGCTGTGATGGCGGGCGAACTGCGGTCGCGCCGTGAGGTAATTGCGGACCTGGGCAAGATCGGTTTTGAAGTCGCCAAGGAAGATCCTCAAGCGCTGACGGTGCGGTATGTCGGTGAGAGCGAGGATCTTGCACAGAAGGCAAAAAGGCCGGTGGTGCTGTCCGGCCCGGCGTTTGGCGAGGGGTTTGGCCGGATCGATGATCCCAAGATTGTCGAACTGGAAGATACCGTGAAGGAAGGCGTGGCCCGCCTGCGGGCTGAAGCCAGGGCGCAATCCGAAAAGCTCGCTCCAGGGGTTGAGCAGGCCATCCACGACGCTGCACAGCGTCACGTCGCGGACGCCATGGGAAAAGTGGATCAAGGACTGGAGACGCGCTTCAGCAGCTTCCAGGAGCGCGCTGCGCTGTTGGTATCTGAAAAACAATCTGAACTCGCGGATGATGTGAAGGCACTTGAGGCAAGCGCAGACACCGTGCGCCGGAATCTCAATGAGAAACTGGTGGATTTCCAGAAGGTCGCGCGGGAAAGCAAAGATGTGCTGGTCGAGGAAACCGGCCGCGACCTGGCCGCAGCGGTCGAGGTGGTAAAGCTGTTCCAGAAGAAGCTCGATGCAGCGCAGGCCCAACTGGACGAGCAGGGAGCCAGTAAGGATGCCCTCATCAAAAAGTTGTCCTATGGCCTGGCGGCGGCGGGCGTCATCGCGGTGTTGTTGTTGGTGCCTACGCTCTATTTTTCAATCGGGGGCGCCCGGCTGGTGGCCGAGGTCAAAGCGGCCTCGGCCGAGATTTCGGACCAACAGGCGAGCCTGTCAGTGCTTTCGCGACAGACGAGCGAAGAGGTCGAGCAGCACCGCGCTGCGCTTACCCACGCCGTCGAACTGCAAAACCAGGTCCAGGAGGCCCTGCAAGGGATGGCGCAGAGTCTGACCATCTTGGGTGATGCCGTTCGCATCGAGCAGAAGGCCGATGGCACCAATGCGCTGACGATCTACACGCGGAAAATTCCGACCATACGCAACTGCGACCGGCAAGCTGGCTGTGTTGCGCGAGTGGACACCCGCTCGAATTGATGAAGGGGGGCGAAGGGGATGATGGCTGCGGATGCTCAACTTTCCATGTTCGATTTGTTCCGGCCCGCGCCACTCTTTCGCGCGGTCGATCCTGATGGGATGGTCATCACAGAGCGCATTCACACGGTCCTGCGCCTTTCCCACCCGCGCCAGAAACAGCACGATCTCGCGAGGATCGAGATTCATCCGCATGAGAGCTATTGGATGTGGGCGACTGCCTTCAGCATCGAACTTGGAGGTAGCGGATACCGGGTTGGTCCGAAGTGGGGCCATTTCGCGTCCTCAATGGAGGACGCGATCTATTGGGCTGTTCGCGAGTTGCAAAAGGGCGTTTCCCGATATGGCCCGTCGAAGGGCCGCGCGGCCATAGAGCGCTGGCTGGCGCTCTATGAGCCGGTCAACTGGCAACCTGGTCCGACAATTTCGGCCAGCGTGAGGGGATGTAGGAAAGCGGATAAATGAATTGGCGTCGGCTATTTCTGCTACTGCTTCGCGTCGAGGTGACGTTCACGCCGCAAGCTGAACTGATCCGGTCGAGGCCCTGCATCGTGGTGTGCAACCACCAGAGCCTTGTCGATGGTGTCGTGTTTGCCTTGGCGGCTCCGGTGAGCATGGATTATGCGGTCACGCCCCGATATGCGCTTGAGAGCGCCCTGACGCGCCGTGGGCTGGATTTCCTGGTTCGCTGTGGGGAGTGGGCAAAACTTGGGGGTGTCTGTGTATGTTGGTGGTTCATTGAGAAGGGAACTGCCATGGAAGTGCGGATTATTGTCGAGACGACCTTTGAGAACGGAACCACAAAGAGGCATCGTCTCGGCCGTTTGTCCCGCCCGTTTCGACGCACGCAGCCTGAGGGGTTCGGGTTGTTGCTCGAAGATGCGAAGACGATCCTGGGGCAATT
The nucleotide sequence above comes from Paracoccus sp. TOH. Encoded proteins:
- a CDS encoding SPOR domain-containing protein, with the translated sequence MTMIRHSLLAASVLLTLAPAVAQAQGMEWDKLPEPKHLSRVLDAGSFLGNNTASPARAGARYAQVGAFQRRESANTHVERIKAAGLIAVIGREGALHLVLMPETERNRADTLAAWARRSGYPDAYVRVVR
- a CDS encoding protelomerase family protein; translated protein: MVKAVLYLPEQSHQEVWDMGRGRYPLAKKIAEFTQHVEVMVGQQGWQGRLTASWNAKQEEFADKTLGSRKLYIVKFRNSIKEWFASLPADDPRRALEGKVLEVITFPDGMTETLTRDYNRAVKSRAENLVLIRNPDELVAAFVEWLQSTDMRQKALGVMALTGRRFIEVVKTGVFRPVVEKLPKGTARLKYVLEFEGQAKTREAEGSMHGVSYRIPVIPAGKVDTVPMVLKAMEEIRASKLGERWQNFDYVDLNAGESGRFNGQLRGSLSQIEGMTDEVLGKLSVKWLRALYAELAYARFGALRKTKSAFFAQILGHAEDDLKTSLSYMVLAIGDDETELEKAKTEVQRLLDAVRKQMAEDRARARAAGVADDEDEDDEDVVIDNEDMD
- the nrdH gene encoding glutaredoxin-like protein NrdH, coding for MTVTVYSKPNCVQCTATTRALEAKGIPYELIDLTEDAEAYAFVVTLGYRQAPVVVAEDKHWAGFQPSKIEALEGP
- a CDS encoding NYN domain-containing protein, with translation MFFRGERTALFIDGANLYGAAKGLGFDIDFRLLRQEFGRCGKMIRAYYYTAILENDDYSALRPLTDWLVYNGYTLISKPAREYTDGFGRRKIKGNMDVELTVDALELAPRIEHAVLFSGDGDFRPLVEALQRQGVRVTVVSTMLTQPTMVSDDLRRQADHFIELDFLRQVIGRPPREHAA